The window CATCTTGCGGCGGGGGAAATTACAGCGCGCCGCGCAATCTGGACAATGCCTGCGCCATTGCGGCCGAGCGTCCGGCCTATTTCCGCGCGATGAAAGCAAGCGAACGGAAATGGGGCGTGCCGGTCCATGTGCAGATGGCGTCGATTCACCAGGAATCGAAATTCGTTGGCGATGCGCGGACACCGCACCAATACGCGCTAGGCGTCATTCCCATCGGACGGCAATCGTCGGCCTTCGGCTATTCACAGGCGCTGGACGGCACCTGGGAGGAATACCTGCAAGAGACCGGCAAACGTCGCGCAAGACGTGACAATATCGGTGACGCGACGGATTTCATGGGCTGGTACATGGATGGATCGACCAAACGGTTGGGCATCTCGAAACAGGACGCGACCTCGCAATATCTGGCTTATCACGAGGGTCGGGCGGGTTTCGCGCGGC is drawn from Paracoccus tegillarcae and contains these coding sequences:
- a CDS encoding lytic transglycosylase, translated to MNRLLKLAIVGLVASCGGGNYSAPRNLDNACAIAAERPAYFRAMKASERKWGVPVHVQMASIHQESKFVGDARTPHQYALGVIPIGRQSSAFGYSQALDGTWEEYLQETGKRRARRDNIGDATDFMGWYMDGSTKRLGISKQDATSQYLAYHEGRAGFARRSYLSKSWLVRVANNVGTRSSLYRSQLASCGRG